A genome region from Natranaeroarchaeum sulfidigenes includes the following:
- a CDS encoding rhodanese-like domain-containing protein, whose product MVEDIAPETVSEKLENGDDLQVIDIRQPPQFAQGHIPGAENIPFPELPQRVDEHDWGDEIVVVCPIGQSSQQAARMLESYEGVDEDARVLNLEGGYRDWDGVLEEA is encoded by the coding sequence ATGGTCGAGGATATCGCGCCCGAAACGGTCTCCGAGAAGCTCGAAAACGGCGACGACCTGCAGGTCATCGACATCCGACAGCCGCCACAGTTCGCACAGGGACACATCCCCGGCGCGGAGAACATCCCGTTTCCCGAACTCCCCCAGCGCGTCGACGAGCACGACTGGGGCGACGAGATCGTCGTCGTCTGCCCGATCGGGCAGAGCTCCCAGCAGGCCGCCCGAATGCTCGAATCCTACGAGGGCGTCGACGAGGACGCACGCGTACTCAATCTCGAAGGCGGATACCGGGACTGGGATGGAGTGCTCGAAGAGGCCTGA
- a CDS encoding DUF418 domain-containing protein produces the protein MSDSSGPTPPEDRIVALDALRGFALLGILLINIWVFSMPEDVLLNPTIYGDFTGTNYYAWLLTHVFAEGKFIALFTMLFGAGIVLFTTSKERKGQNARTLYYRRTFWLIVIGLAHAYLLWFGDILVAYGLSALWVVTLRHWEATKQLLAGVALFAVPSALELLVALQPGADIAAQWNPARSTIQAEVETYRSGWREQLDHRVSAALQRQTSGFFSYSFWRVSGLMLVGMGLFRLDVLTGGRSTGFYRRLVVVGAVAGLSLILAGVAFITATDWSADAALYWRQFNYWGAPLLACAYLGLVFLYAGWRPDGPVTRGLAAVGRTAFSNYLFQTAAATFIFYGHGLGLFGHVERVELLGIVLVIWTVQVVLSVLWLRYFRFGPVEWVWRTLTYRTREPLRK, from the coding sequence ATGAGTGACAGCTCCGGTCCCACGCCGCCCGAGGACCGCATCGTCGCGCTCGACGCCTTACGCGGCTTCGCCCTGCTCGGCATCCTGCTGATCAACATCTGGGTCTTTTCGATGCCCGAGGACGTCCTGCTTAACCCTACTATCTACGGCGATTTCACCGGCACGAACTACTACGCGTGGCTTCTCACCCACGTCTTCGCGGAGGGGAAGTTCATCGCGCTGTTTACCATGCTCTTTGGCGCAGGGATCGTCCTATTCACCACGAGTAAGGAGCGCAAGGGACAGAACGCCCGGACGCTGTACTACCGTCGGACGTTCTGGCTGATCGTCATCGGGCTGGCCCACGCTTACCTGCTGTGGTTCGGCGACATCCTTGTCGCGTACGGGCTGAGCGCGCTGTGGGTCGTCACGCTGCGGCACTGGGAGGCGACCAAGCAGCTGCTGGCTGGGGTGGCGCTCTTTGCCGTTCCATCCGCTCTCGAACTACTCGTTGCACTCCAGCCCGGGGCCGACATCGCGGCCCAGTGGAACCCCGCAAGGAGCACCATTCAGGCGGAAGTCGAGACGTATCGGAGCGGCTGGCGCGAGCAGCTCGACCACCGCGTTTCCGCCGCCCTCCAGCGACAGACATCCGGGTTTTTCAGCTATTCGTTCTGGCGGGTCAGTGGACTGATGCTCGTCGGGATGGGGCTGTTCCGGCTCGACGTCCTTACCGGCGGGCGATCGACCGGGTTCTATCGGCGACTCGTGGTCGTCGGGGCAGTCGCTGGACTCTCCCTGATCCTCGCGGGTGTCGCATTCATCACCGCAACGGACTGGTCGGCGGACGCGGCGCTGTACTGGCGGCAGTTCAACTACTGGGGCGCACCGCTGCTTGCGTGTGCCTACCTCGGACTCGTGTTCCTCTATGCGGGCTGGCGTCCCGACGGGCCGGTGACGCGGGGGCTCGCCGCGGTCGGTCGCACCGCCTTCTCGAACTACCTGTTCCAGACGGCCGCGGCGACCTTCATTTTCTACGGTCACGGTCTCGGACTCTTCGGCCACGTCGAACGGGTCGAGCTGCTGGGAATCGTCCTGGTCATCTGGACAGTGCAGGTGGTACTCTCCGTGCTCTGGCTCCGCTACTTCCGGTTCGGCCCAGTCGAGTGGGTCTGGCGCACTCTCACCTACCGGACGCGTGAACCACTCAGAAAATAA
- the hmgA gene encoding hydroxymethylglutaryl-CoA reductase (NADPH), whose amino-acid sequence MTDAADLADRVQDGDLRLYELEEHADHETAATARRLLVERETGADLSAVGQYAFDAADADANIENAIGGAQLPMGVVGPVEVDGGAAAGEYYLPLATTEGALLASVNRGLSAIRSAGGAQARVTKNGMTRAPVFRVQGIVEAKAVVEWVEENVDRLREAAESTTNHGELLDVEPYVVGDSVYLRFAYDTKDAMGMNMATIATGEACELVEDETPADLVALSGNLCSDKKPAAINAVQGRGRSVTADVELDRELVEERLGTTPEAIEEANTRKNLVGSAKAGSLGFNAHAANVVAAAFLATGQDAAQVVEGSNAITTIEERGDSLYASVSIASLEVGTVGGGTKLPTQAEALDVLGVRGGGDPAGSNADELAEIIAVGALAGELSLLAALASRHLSSAHEDLGR is encoded by the coding sequence ATGACCGACGCTGCCGACCTCGCCGACCGCGTTCAGGACGGCGACCTGCGCCTGTACGAACTCGAAGAGCACGCGGATCACGAGACCGCCGCGACCGCCCGCCGGCTGCTGGTCGAGCGCGAGACCGGAGCCGATCTGTCGGCCGTCGGCCAGTACGCCTTCGACGCCGCCGACGCCGACGCGAACATCGAGAACGCCATCGGCGGCGCACAGCTCCCGATGGGCGTCGTCGGCCCGGTCGAGGTAGACGGCGGGGCCGCCGCGGGCGAGTATTATCTCCCGCTCGCGACGACCGAGGGCGCGCTGCTGGCGAGCGTCAACCGTGGCCTCTCGGCGATCCGCTCGGCGGGCGGCGCGCAGGCCCGCGTCACGAAAAACGGGATGACCCGCGCGCCGGTCTTCCGTGTGCAGGGTATCGTCGAGGCGAAGGCAGTCGTCGAGTGGGTCGAAGAGAACGTCGACCGCCTGCGCGAGGCCGCCGAGTCGACGACGAACCACGGCGAACTACTGGACGTCGAACCGTACGTCGTCGGCGATTCGGTCTACCTCCGGTTTGCCTACGACACGAAAGACGCGATGGGGATGAACATGGCGACGATCGCCACGGGCGAGGCCTGCGAACTCGTCGAAGACGAAACCCCGGCTGATCTCGTTGCGCTCTCGGGCAACCTCTGTTCGGATAAAAAGCCCGCCGCGATCAACGCAGTTCAGGGCCGTGGCCGGAGCGTCACCGCCGACGTGGAGCTGGATCGTGAGCTCGTCGAGGAGCGACTCGGCACGACGCCCGAGGCCATCGAGGAGGCAAACACCAGAAAGAACCTCGTCGGCAGCGCCAAGGCGGGCAGTCTCGGCTTCAACGCCCACGCCGCGAACGTCGTCGCCGCCGCCTTCCTCGCGACCGGCCAGGACGCCGCACAGGTCGTCGAGGGCTCGAACGCAATCACGACGATCGAGGAGCGCGGCGACAGCCTCTACGCCAGCGTCAGCATCGCCAGTCTCGAAGTCGGGACTGTGGGCGGGGGAACGAAACTCCCCACGCAGGCCGAGGCGCTGGACGTGCTGGGGGTCCGCGGCGGCGGCGATCCCGCCGGTTCGAACGCCGACGAGCTCGCCGAGATCATCGCGGTCGGCGCACTCGCCGGAGAGCTCTCCTTGCTCGCGGCGCTGGCGTCCCGGCACCTGTCGAGCGCGCACGAGGATCTCGGGCGGTAG
- a CDS encoding DUF7093 family protein, with translation MALRCSLLGHAYGDSEVEREREEQGNEVVVTIREEQTCARCGKTRLVSENKEVTAIREPADESEDQKSAAGTADKGVSVDADGDEPEDIADSATEAVEAGEDGHDAEFVEEGPDDTGEVPAATREAGTTTDDESEEIDPVEDDAVILDADDESDDEQERDRGHGEWPDSDDVRADEPGGEDWPSVDGEDEGFDAEGGSGEPEDVEFGGGLRPESGGSGEEGETVVERPEGTTETTFTSVDSAPTPVESTGSGDGSQYVCPECGFTAPGSGSSLRAGDICPECRSGYLAER, from the coding sequence ATGGCTCTCAGGTGTTCGCTCCTCGGACACGCCTACGGCGACAGCGAAGTCGAGCGTGAGCGCGAGGAACAGGGGAACGAGGTCGTGGTAACGATCCGGGAGGAACAGACGTGTGCCCGCTGTGGCAAAACCAGACTCGTCAGCGAGAACAAAGAGGTAACGGCGATCAGGGAACCCGCCGACGAGTCGGAAGATCAAAAGTCAGCTGCAGGGACGGCCGACAAGGGCGTCTCCGTCGACGCCGACGGGGACGAACCTGAAGATATCGCTGACTCCGCCACTGAAGCGGTCGAGGCCGGGGAAGACGGCCACGACGCCGAGTTCGTCGAGGAGGGGCCCGACGACACCGGCGAGGTGCCGGCCGCGACGCGGGAGGCCGGAACCACGACGGACGACGAGAGTGAGGAGATCGATCCGGTAGAAGACGATGCCGTGATCCTGGATGCGGACGACGAATCCGACGACGAGCAGGAGCGTGATCGCGGACACGGCGAGTGGCCCGACTCGGACGACGTCCGGGCCGACGAACCGGGCGGCGAAGACTGGCCGTCGGTCGACGGCGAAGACGAGGGGTTCGACGCGGAGGGCGGAAGCGGCGAGCCCGAAGACGTCGAGTTCGGGGGCGGGCTGCGTCCCGAATCGGGGGGATCGGGGGAGGAGGGCGAAACCGTCGTTGAACGACCCGAGGGCACTACCGAAACGACCTTTACAAGCGTCGACAGTGCGCCGACGCCGGTCGAGTCAACCGGTAGCGGCGACGGATCACAGTACGTCTGCCCGGAGTGTGGCTTTACAGCACCGGGTTCGGGGAGTTCGCTTCGGGCAGGAGACATCTGTCCCGAGTGTCGCAGCGGCTACCTCGCGGAGCGATAA
- a CDS encoding DUF7533 family protein, which translates to MKLGFFESLTMVGALAVAIPMVYAGTNIYLAGNTIGLFFVALGVVMVLAERFITTPFDIPSIVAKKTVGRFMRDPEETEPDAADGK; encoded by the coding sequence ATGAAACTGGGGTTTTTCGAGTCGCTGACGATGGTCGGCGCGCTCGCGGTCGCTATCCCGATGGTCTATGCGGGAACCAACATCTATCTCGCAGGAAATACGATTGGACTGTTCTTCGTCGCCCTCGGCGTGGTAATGGTGCTCGCCGAGCGGTTCATCACGACTCCCTTCGATATTCCCTCGATCGTCGCGAAAAAGACCGTCGGGCGCTTCATGAGGGATCCCGAGGAGACCGAGCCGGACGCCGCCGACGGCAAGTAA
- the ubaA gene encoding SAMP-activating enzyme E1: MTDLNLDPVQLDRYSRHVIMDDVGPGGQKRLLDASVLVIGAGGLGAPIIQYLAAAGVGRIGIADDDVVERSNLQRQVIHADADVGRPKVDSAAEFVEALNPDVDVVKHDLRVTAENVDGLIADYDLVVDGSDNFQTRYLVNDACTLAGVPFTHGAIFQFEGQITTFPADEESPCYRCVFPEAPPEGMVPNCATAGVLGVLPGTVGCIQATEAVKMILGDGDLLDGRLLFYDAMAMEFDEIEIRKNPDCPVCGENPEIETVHDVEYVETCSIGAE, from the coding sequence ATGACCGATCTGAACCTCGATCCGGTCCAGCTGGACCGGTACTCCCGACACGTCATCATGGACGACGTGGGGCCGGGGGGCCAGAAACGCCTGCTCGACGCCTCGGTGCTCGTGATCGGTGCTGGCGGGCTAGGAGCGCCGATTATCCAGTATCTCGCCGCGGCGGGTGTCGGCCGAATCGGTATTGCTGATGACGATGTCGTCGAGCGGTCCAACCTCCAGCGGCAGGTGATTCACGCCGATGCGGACGTCGGACGGCCGAAAGTCGACAGCGCCGCGGAGTTCGTCGAGGCACTGAACCCCGATGTCGATGTCGTCAAACACGATCTCCGTGTCACCGCCGAGAACGTCGACGGGCTGATCGCCGACTACGATCTGGTAGTCGACGGCAGCGACAACTTCCAGACGCGCTATCTGGTTAACGACGCCTGCACGCTCGCGGGCGTCCCCTTCACGCACGGTGCGATCTTCCAGTTCGAGGGACAGATCACCACGTTCCCCGCCGACGAGGAGTCGCCGTGTTACCGCTGTGTGTTCCCCGAAGCGCCGCCCGAGGGGATGGTGCCCAACTGTGCGACTGCGGGCGTACTCGGCGTACTGCCCGGCACCGTCGGCTGCATTCAGGCGACAGAGGCCGTGAAGATGATCCTCGGAGACGGCGATCTGCTGGATGGCCGACTCCTGTTCTACGACGCGATGGCCATGGAGTTTGACGAAATCGAGATCCGGAAGAACCCCGACTGTCCGGTCTGTGGGGAGAACCCCGAGATCGAAACCGTCCACGACGTCGAGTACGTCGAGACGTGCTCGATCGGCGCGGAGTGA
- a CDS encoding DUF5611 family protein — translation MKEYKMRRGEYLEERVPDMEATVEEYFGTVDGTEEFKGNDLYVVSDPDNPVFERVVAGTAEYGSKKDKLAVHFEERPAEEVIAEGNADAAADAVDAKNEFLLEATGRDAKSRRESMKRQVEDDPDHDFEA, via the coding sequence ATGAAAGAGTACAAGATGCGCCGCGGCGAGTATCTCGAAGAACGTGTACCGGATATGGAAGCCACCGTCGAGGAGTACTTCGGTACGGTCGACGGGACGGAGGAGTTCAAAGGGAACGACCTCTATGTCGTCAGTGATCCTGATAATCCCGTGTTCGAACGAGTCGTCGCCGGAACCGCCGAGTACGGCAGCAAGAAAGACAAGCTCGCAGTCCATTTCGAGGAGCGACCCGCCGAGGAGGTCATCGCGGAGGGCAACGCCGACGCGGCCGCCGACGCCGTCGACGCGAAAAACGAATTCCTGCTCGAAGCCACCGGCCGGGACGCCAAATCCCGCCGGGAGTCGATGAAGCGGCAGGTCGAGGACGATCCAGACCACGATTTCGAGGCCTGA
- the ygfZ gene encoding CAF17-like 4Fe-4S cluster assembly/insertion protein YgfZ, whose translation MTVIRSVHEDHGATFGDRGGRQVVRHFGRPARTHRAVRNGVGLIEMAYGVLTIEGDDRVSYVDNVVSNTVPTENGEGTYALVLDPQGGIETDMYVYNAGERLLLFLPPQRAEPLAEEWRGKTFIEDVEIDVATDEFAVFGLHGPKSTEKVASVLNKTGAPDQTLSFVRGSMGDAGVTVIRTDALAGEDGYEVVCAASEAEHVYDTLLNHGLNAAPFGYDSWETLTLEAGTPLFETELAGTVPNVLGLRNAVDFEKGCFVGQEVVSRVENRGRPSKRLVGLTCEALPATGAAVFDGDASAGEVTRAAETELIDQPIALALVGVDAAEAEEFTVRVDGEDVSATITELPFVEGSDRSARLPSYE comes from the coding sequence ATGACCGTCATCCGTTCCGTTCACGAGGACCACGGCGCTACCTTCGGCGATCGTGGCGGACGCCAGGTCGTCCGTCACTTCGGCCGCCCTGCTCGAACCCACCGCGCGGTCCGCAACGGCGTCGGCCTGATCGAGATGGCATACGGCGTCCTCACGATCGAGGGCGACGATCGTGTGAGCTACGTCGACAACGTCGTCTCGAACACCGTCCCGACCGAGAACGGCGAGGGAACCTACGCGCTCGTACTCGATCCACAGGGCGGCATCGAGACCGATATGTACGTCTATAACGCGGGCGAACGCTTGCTGCTCTTTCTCCCACCGCAGCGCGCCGAACCGCTCGCCGAGGAGTGGCGCGGAAAGACGTTCATCGAGGACGTCGAGATCGACGTGGCGACCGACGAGTTCGCCGTCTTCGGCCTCCACGGCCCGAAATCGACTGAAAAGGTCGCAAGCGTCCTCAACAAGACTGGAGCGCCGGATCAGACCCTCTCCTTTGTCCGGGGTTCGATGGGCGATGCGGGTGTTACGGTGATCCGTACCGACGCGCTGGCCGGTGAGGACGGCTACGAGGTCGTCTGTGCCGCCAGCGAGGCCGAACACGTCTACGATACCCTGCTGAACCACGGGCTCAACGCTGCCCCCTTCGGCTACGACAGCTGGGAGACGCTGACGCTCGAAGCCGGGACGCCGCTGTTCGAAACCGAACTCGCGGGGACCGTTCCGAACGTGCTCGGACTTCGCAACGCCGTCGACTTCGAGAAGGGCTGTTTCGTCGGCCAGGAGGTCGTCTCCCGCGTCGAGAACCGCGGTCGGCCGAGCAAGCGACTCGTCGGCCTGACCTGCGAGGCTCTGCCCGCGACCGGTGCGGCGGTGTTCGACGGTGACGCCTCGGCCGGCGAAGTGACCCGTGCCGCCGAGACCGAGCTGATCGACCAGCCCATCGCGCTCGCGCTGGTCGGGGTCGACGCCGCCGAGGCCGAGGAGTTCACGGTGCGAGTCGATGGCGAGGACGTCTCGGCGACGATCACTGAGCTTCCGTTCGTCGAGGGGAGCGACCGGTCAGCGCGGCTACCGAGCTACGAGTAG
- a CDS encoding M24 family metallopeptidase, whose amino-acid sequence MHGDPPLSIPPAHPDWLDAELRERDATAFVHVGSGSMLRYLTGYEGHATTVFVYTPDATVLCVPQTVESVPDSPERVRRFDARQKHPGQVAVDVLDELLESRVETVLTPPTIPHDAALYLSAEYELASTDAIERARREKAESERTRIAVAQGVAATGLDRAREVLAAADRSGDRLLWEGDVLTTGRLRDAINTEIATAGGVPCNGTRIGVGGPPESTRTDVAIPPATTIAVSVAPREPEGYHGHLTRTLVVDGDGGWERRAHVAVTNARSAALATLDAGAGVTTGELHRELVAELGAYGFDPSPESGDVIANLGHGVGLDPREPPAVDGTTELSAGTILAVRPGLADAQQGYVALGDVIVVEEDGVRRLVEYPLSMEPGS is encoded by the coding sequence ATGCACGGCGACCCCCCGCTATCGATTCCACCCGCGCACCCGGACTGGCTCGACGCCGAGCTACGAGAGCGCGACGCCACCGCGTTCGTCCACGTCGGAAGTGGGTCGATGCTGCGATATCTCACCGGCTACGAGGGCCACGCGACTACCGTATTCGTATACACACCCGATGCGACAGTGCTCTGTGTCCCGCAGACCGTCGAGTCAGTTCCCGATAGTCCCGAACGGGTCAGGCGGTTCGACGCGCGACAAAAGCACCCAGGACAGGTAGCCGTCGACGTGCTCGACGAACTGCTGGAGTCCCGCGTCGAGACCGTTCTGACACCGCCAACCATCCCACACGACGCCGCCCTCTATCTGTCTGCGGAGTACGAACTCGCATCGACGGACGCCATCGAACGCGCCCGCCGGGAGAAAGCCGAGAGCGAGCGAACCCGGATTGCGGTCGCACAGGGCGTCGCCGCGACCGGACTGGACCGGGCCCGCGAGGTGCTTGCGGCAGCCGACCGATCCGGCGACCGACTGCTGTGGGAAGGTGACGTGTTAACGACCGGGCGCTTGCGGGATGCGATCAACACCGAAATAGCGACCGCTGGCGGCGTCCCCTGTAACGGGACGCGGATCGGCGTCGGTGGGCCGCCAGAATCGACACGGACAGACGTGGCGATCCCACCAGCGACAACTATCGCAGTGTCGGTCGCCCCCCGAGAGCCGGAGGGCTATCACGGCCATCTCACCCGGACGCTGGTCGTGGACGGCGACGGCGGTTGGGAGCGGCGCGCCCACGTCGCGGTCACCAACGCCCGTTCCGCAGCGCTGGCGACGCTCGACGCCGGGGCGGGCGTCACGACCGGCGAACTGCACCGCGAACTGGTCGCCGAACTCGGCGCGTACGGCTTCGATCCGTCGCCGGAATCTGGTGACGTCATCGCGAACCTCGGCCACGGCGTCGGGCTCGATCCACGGGAGCCCCCAGCCGTGGACGGTACGACGGAGCTCTCGGCCGGGACGATACTCGCAGTTCGGCCCGGACTCGCCGACGCCCAGCAGGGCTACGTGGCGCTGGGTGACGTTATCGTCGTCGAGGAAGACGGCGTTCGAAGGCTGGTCGAGTATCCGCTGTCGATGGAGCCGGGGAGTTGA
- a CDS encoding UvrD-helicase domain-containing protein yields MTAAETHVTRLFGGPGSGKTTALLDRVEDLLEDGTVSQRDVLVVSYTRAAAAEIRERLAERLDENPRALKGNVCTMHAKAYELLDLSRNDVVGESDKEEFCDEYGIEFEDEYGGAGRRTARSTTLGNKIIATSQWLQRTRRDVADWYDVPFQWDVEEVRLPPDVDPNAQEGNKYTPTWPSDDDRVDVPEVIRAWRNYKGDQGIVGFADMLERVKQRSLLPNVDHLVIDEFQDITKLQYDVYEEWKPYMKKVLLAGDDDQVVYSWQGADPALLLDEEVDEDVILPNSYRLPSNVLNVVNREIRHIDQRQDKDLNPRKEGGIVQAEESPSMLDIVREVRATVEETDDETVMLLFRARYQMFQFIDEFITEGIPFSVLTDQRMWTDRLTQFVRAIEALDADEPINGLEARRLADMLADSAFGSNDRDELFDAIEEREEEAGVDDIVNLTIEPELIGEHVPFMPGPKSAADMSRKVTSFQKKSVTAYFAVGEYLGMDTERVRLGTIHSAKGREADHVFVATDLTEKVVEQMAATVEDPTDVPGCEEFTKTTSPVPTLTDNERRVFYVGMSRARERLVIMENLVSGAPTLPIDVLLHNEPDERPVDELLTDALEPMEAQ; encoded by the coding sequence ATGACTGCAGCCGAAACGCACGTCACCCGTCTGTTCGGTGGTCCCGGAAGCGGGAAGACGACGGCGCTTCTCGACCGGGTCGAAGATCTGCTCGAGGACGGGACGGTGAGCCAGCGTGACGTGCTGGTCGTCTCCTACACCCGTGCTGCCGCCGCCGAGATCCGTGAGCGGCTGGCCGAACGTCTCGATGAGAACCCGCGGGCGCTCAAGGGCAACGTCTGTACGATGCACGCGAAAGCCTACGAGCTGCTCGATCTCTCCCGGAACGATGTCGTCGGCGAGTCCGACAAGGAGGAGTTCTGTGACGAGTACGGCATCGAGTTCGAGGACGAGTACGGTGGCGCGGGCCGCCGCACCGCCCGCTCGACGACGCTTGGCAACAAGATTATCGCGACGAGCCAGTGGCTCCAGCGCACCCGCCGTGACGTCGCCGACTGGTACGACGTCCCCTTCCAATGGGACGTAGAGGAAGTTCGGCTACCCCCCGACGTCGACCCGAACGCACAGGAGGGTAACAAGTACACGCCGACGTGGCCCAGCGACGACGACCGCGTTGACGTCCCCGAGGTGATCCGGGCGTGGCGCAACTACAAGGGAGATCAGGGCATCGTCGGCTTCGCCGACATGCTCGAACGCGTCAAGCAACGTTCGCTGCTCCCGAACGTCGACCATCTGGTGATCGACGAGTTTCAGGACATAACGAAACTCCAGTACGACGTCTACGAGGAGTGGAAGCCGTACATGAAGAAAGTACTCCTCGCCGGGGACGACGACCAGGTCGTCTACTCCTGGCAGGGGGCCGATCCCGCCCTGTTGCTCGACGAAGAGGTCGACGAGGACGTCATCCTGCCGAACTCCTACCGGCTGCCTTCGAACGTCCTGAACGTCGTCAACCGGGAGATCCGCCACATCGACCAGCGTCAGGACAAGGATCTCAACCCACGCAAGGAAGGCGGGATAGTGCAGGCCGAGGAGAGTCCGTCGATGCTCGATATCGTCCGTGAGGTCCGGGCGACGGTCGAGGAGACCGACGACGAGACGGTGATGTTGCTCTTCCGGGCGCGCTATCAGATGTTCCAGTTCATCGACGAGTTCATCACCGAGGGGATCCCGTTCAGCGTCCTCACCGACCAGCGGATGTGGACCGATCGGCTCACCCAGTTCGTCCGTGCGATCGAGGCGCTCGATGCCGACGAGCCGATTAACGGGCTCGAAGCCCGACGTCTGGCCGATATGCTCGCCGACTCCGCGTTCGGCTCGAACGATCGCGATGAACTGTTCGACGCGATCGAGGAACGCGAGGAGGAGGCCGGTGTCGACGACATCGTGAACCTGACGATCGAACCCGAACTGATCGGCGAACACGTCCCGTTCATGCCCGGTCCGAAGTCGGCCGCGGATATGTCCCGCAAGGTGACGAGCTTCCAGAAAAAGAGCGTCACCGCCTACTTCGCGGTCGGCGAGTATCTCGGTATGGACACCGAGCGCGTCCGGCTGGGGACGATCCACAGCGCGAAAGGTCGCGAAGCGGATCACGTCTTCGTCGCGACCGACCTGACCGAGAAGGTCGTCGAGCAGATGGCAGCGACGGTCGAGGACCCGACCGACGTGCCGGGCTGTGAGGAGTTCACAAAAACGACCAGCCCCGTGCCGACCCTGACCGACAACGAACGCCGCGTCTTCTACGTCGGGATGAGCCGCGCTCGCGAGCGGCTGGTCATCATGGAGAATCTGGTCAGCGGCGCGCCGACGCTGCCGATCGACGTCTTGCTTCACAACGAGCCCGACGAGCGACCGGTCGACGAGTTACTGACGGACGCGCTCGAACCGATGGAAGCGCAGTAA
- a CDS encoding HVO_0416 family zinc finger protein produces the protein MASAPNDAGDDLIDNFLSRNGHETEPVGWERNYNKLQCPECGGLHDQEASSCTVCDWTPGRR, from the coding sequence ATGGCGTCCGCACCCAACGATGCCGGTGACGACCTGATCGACAACTTCCTTTCGCGAAACGGTCACGAGACAGAACCCGTAGGATGGGAGCGGAACTATAACAAGTTACAGTGCCCCGAATGTGGCGGTCTCCACGATCAAGAGGCGTCCAGTTGCACCGTCTGTGACTGGACGCCGGGCCGGAGGTAG
- a CDS encoding DUF6432 family protein — translation MKARPEFRDRPAVEVAVLDALVDRNEDGMTVFELRSHAEVSIHDLEDALESLKADGLIEVEESGNRTVIRADERVIPETTADTDETSFFEELRERLPF, via the coding sequence ATGAAGGCACGGCCGGAGTTCCGCGACAGACCCGCAGTCGAGGTCGCGGTGCTCGATGCGCTGGTCGACCGAAACGAGGATGGGATGACCGTATTCGAGCTACGGTCCCACGCCGAGGTCAGCATCCACGACCTCGAAGACGCGCTCGAATCGCTGAAAGCCGACGGACTCATCGAGGTCGAGGAGTCCGGCAATCGCACGGTGATCAGGGCCGACGAGCGCGTCATTCCGGAGACGACAGCCGACACGGACGAAACGTCGTTTTTCGAGGAGTTACGCGAACGTCTGCCGTTCTGA
- a CDS encoding DUF7563 family protein, translating to MPHCQNCDSFVTVDYARVFTPRGVDEPRVCPQCDDLIREGNDVRKARSSRGN from the coding sequence ATGCCACACTGTCAGAACTGCGATTCGTTTGTCACGGTAGACTATGCCCGAGTATTCACACCGCGCGGTGTCGACGAGCCGCGAGTCTGTCCCCAGTGTGACGATCTGATCCGGGAGGGCAACGACGTCCGTAAAGCGCGCTCCTCACGGGGGAACTGA